One window of the Syngnathoides biaculeatus isolate LvHL_M chromosome 11, ASM1980259v1, whole genome shotgun sequence genome contains the following:
- the LOC133509048 gene encoding uncharacterized protein LOC133509048 isoform X2 produces MSFGARALVHFLRPSCVLLLSALSVLHAGADQAKQKASAAGKESQSTATLRGMFSGKSRELHGFVESLMGIGAIRTAAEFLGTVIRFLAEGAASGLNVIAVYVTEILRVTGFDALTLPRFTPEGVTTVAQWAVVAVVGYWVLTILLRFLIDTLRHVFWLVKMAVVLWIFAMIVSDGSASADTTAVRLGGLVLGYIVLTLLTTGSNKTGALEHRLKSLEGRVKAVEKRKGH; encoded by the exons ATGTCTTTTGGTGCGCGGGCATTGGTCCACTTTTTGCGGCCGTCTTGTGTGCTGCTGCTCTCGGCTTTATCGGTGCTCCATGCCGGAGCCGACCAGGCCAAGCAGAAGGCGTCGGCGGCCGGGAAGGAAAGCCAGTCGACGGCCACACTCCGCGGCATGTTCAGCGGAAAGAGCCGGGAGCTCCACGGCTTCGTGGAGTCACTCATGGGAATTGGCGCCATCCGAACAGCTGCAGAG TTTCTGGGAACGGTGATCCGCTTCCTGGCCGAAGGAGCTGCCAGTGGCCTCAACGTCATCGCCGTGTACGTCACAGAGATCCTCAGGGTCACAGGATTTGATG CCCTCACACTACCCCGCTTCACCCCAGAGGGCGTGACCACAGTGGCCCAGTGGGCTGTCGTGGCCGTCGTCGGCTACTGGGTTCTGACCATCCTCCTGCGCTTCTTGATCGACACACTTCGCCACGTCTTCTGGTTGGTGAAAATGGCAGTGGTGCTGTGGATCTTCGCCATGATCGTGAGCGACGGCAGCGCCAGCGCCGACACCACGGCGGTGCGCCTGGGCGGCCTGGTGCTGGGGTACATCGTGTTGACCCTGCTCACCACCGGGTCGAACAAGACCGGCGCACTCGAGCATCGTCTGAAGAGCCTGGAGGGCCGAGTGAAGGCAGTGGAAAAGAGGAAAGGGCACTAG
- the LOC133509048 gene encoding uncharacterized protein LOC133509048 isoform X1, which translates to MSFGARALVHFLRPSCVLLLSALSVLHAGADQAKQKASAAGKESQSTATLRGMFSGKSRELHGFVESLMGIGAIRTAAEFLGTVIRFLAEGAASGLNVIAVYVTEILRVTGFDAALTLPRFTPEGVTTVAQWAVVAVVGYWVLTILLRFLIDTLRHVFWLVKMAVVLWIFAMIVSDGSASADTTAVRLGGLVLGYIVLTLLTTGSNKTGALEHRLKSLEGRVKAVEKRKGH; encoded by the exons ATGTCTTTTGGTGCGCGGGCATTGGTCCACTTTTTGCGGCCGTCTTGTGTGCTGCTGCTCTCGGCTTTATCGGTGCTCCATGCCGGAGCCGACCAGGCCAAGCAGAAGGCGTCGGCGGCCGGGAAGGAAAGCCAGTCGACGGCCACACTCCGCGGCATGTTCAGCGGAAAGAGCCGGGAGCTCCACGGCTTCGTGGAGTCACTCATGGGAATTGGCGCCATCCGAACAGCTGCAGAG TTTCTGGGAACGGTGATCCGCTTCCTGGCCGAAGGAGCTGCCAGTGGCCTCAACGTCATCGCCGTGTACGTCACAGAGATCCTCAGGGTCACAGGATTTGATG CAGCCCTCACACTACCCCGCTTCACCCCAGAGGGCGTGACCACAGTGGCCCAGTGGGCTGTCGTGGCCGTCGTCGGCTACTGGGTTCTGACCATCCTCCTGCGCTTCTTGATCGACACACTTCGCCACGTCTTCTGGTTGGTGAAAATGGCAGTGGTGCTGTGGATCTTCGCCATGATCGTGAGCGACGGCAGCGCCAGCGCCGACACCACGGCGGTGCGCCTGGGCGGCCTGGTGCTGGGGTACATCGTGTTGACCCTGCTCACCACCGGGTCGAACAAGACCGGCGCACTCGAGCATCGTCTGAAGAGCCTGGAGGGCCGAGTGAAGGCAGTGGAAAAGAGGAAAGGGCACTAG